The proteins below are encoded in one region of Bacteroides uniformis:
- the rd gene encoding rubredoxin: MEKYICTVCDYVYDPELGDPENGIEPGTSFEDLPEDWVCPLCGVGKEEFEKAS, translated from the coding sequence ATGGAAAAGTACATTTGCACTGTATGCGATTATGTCTATGACCCTGAATTGGGCGACCCTGAAAATGGAATAGAACCGGGAACATCTTTCGAAGACCTTCCCGAAGATTGGGTTTGCCCCTTGTGTGGAGTAGGCAAAGAAGAATTTGAGAAAGCGTCCTAA
- a CDS encoding DUF3836 domain-containing protein, with the protein MKTLVMTTIFVVTVVINAFGGNIQENFAYNEVMNGNQVESQIVYKVENGKFLQNHLKYNFTYDAQGRTIQKEALRWNEIEQAFERFYCLNYNYTEAGTDVEYALWDNKTHAYSDVKEKAVYLQAGDDINYLSYKWSKKDNDWNLLVEHATAEEDVLLLAVK; encoded by the coding sequence ATGAAAACTTTAGTAATGACAACAATCTTTGTAGTGACAGTAGTGATAAATGCTTTTGGTGGTAATATCCAGGAAAACTTTGCCTATAATGAAGTGATGAACGGAAATCAGGTGGAGTCCCAAATTGTATATAAAGTAGAGAACGGTAAGTTTCTGCAGAACCATTTGAAATACAATTTCACCTATGATGCCCAAGGGCGTACGATACAGAAGGAGGCGTTGAGATGGAACGAGATTGAGCAGGCGTTTGAACGCTTCTATTGCTTGAACTACAATTATACAGAAGCCGGTACGGATGTGGAATATGCCTTGTGGGACAACAAGACGCATGCCTACTCCGATGTGAAGGAAAAAGCTGTTTATCTGCAGGCGGGAGATGACATCAACTACTTGAGTTACAAATGGAGTAAGAAGGACAACGACTGGAATCTGTTGGTGGAACATGCCACTGCGGAGGAAGACGTATTGCTCCTGGCAGTAAAATAA
- a CDS encoding HAD family hydrolase — translation MKRRGIKNLIIDFGGVLIDLDRQRCLENFRKLGLPDVEVMLDLYHQQDFFQKYEKGLITSAEFREVIRGKIGKPVTDAQIDDAWNSFLVSIPTFKLDLLLELRKKYVVYLLSNTNEIHWQWSCLHAFRYKAFRAEDFFEHIYLSYEMKMAKPDADIFQKVLDETGILPNETLFIDDSEANCRTAEALGISTYTPKAHEDWRHAVVL, via the coding sequence ATGAAAAGAAGAGGAATCAAGAACCTTATTATTGATTTTGGCGGAGTTCTGATTGATTTGGACCGCCAGCGCTGTTTAGAGAATTTCAGAAAGCTGGGATTGCCGGACGTGGAAGTCATGTTGGACCTCTATCACCAGCAGGATTTCTTCCAGAAATATGAAAAAGGGTTGATTACCAGTGCGGAGTTCCGGGAAGTGATTCGTGGAAAGATAGGGAAACCGGTGACTGATGCCCAGATAGATGACGCCTGGAACAGTTTCCTAGTGAGTATTCCTACTTTTAAATTGGATTTACTGTTGGAACTGCGCAAAAAATATGTGGTCTATCTGCTGAGCAACACCAATGAAATCCATTGGCAATGGTCGTGTCTGCACGCGTTTCGCTACAAGGCTTTCCGTGCGGAGGACTTTTTTGAGCATATCTATCTCTCTTATGAGATGAAGATGGCAAAACCGGATGCCGATATATTTCAGAAAGTACTGGATGAGACCGGTATTCTTCCCAACGAGACTCTTTTCATTGACGATTCTGAGGCCAATTGCCGGACAGCGGAGGCGTTGGGTATTTCTACCTATACGCCAAAGGCCCACGAGGATTGGAGACATGCAGTTGTTTTGTGA
- a CDS encoding CPBP family intramembrane glutamic endopeptidase has protein sequence MKTAIKLVLIYFLMQIVGALFAGPFCLLYTYFAYGTFDMDKAGQIAVAPTMLLGFVFMGLYLWRKNYLTGDKHLYSPVSVPYLAWSLLAGMTSICIIGLLMSELTFLPNLLDQTFDILQSGWLGILCISVLGPVLEELLFRGAITKELLRRYSPAKAILFSGLIFGIFHLNPVQIIGACLIGFLLAWLYYKTRSLMACILIHIMNNGLSVYLSLKHPEMEDVTHLLSNPYVLVWAVVFILLLLLSLKQLNKYNISDTNTTTEL, from the coding sequence ATGAAAACGGCAATAAAACTAGTATTGATTTACTTTTTGATGCAGATTGTAGGAGCACTGTTTGCAGGACCTTTCTGTCTGCTGTATACGTATTTCGCTTATGGAACTTTCGACATGGACAAGGCTGGTCAGATTGCTGTGGCGCCTACCATGCTGCTGGGCTTTGTTTTCATGGGACTGTACTTGTGGCGCAAGAACTACCTGACGGGAGACAAGCATCTGTATTCTCCGGTGTCAGTCCCTTATCTGGCATGGAGCCTGCTTGCCGGAATGACTTCCATATGTATAATAGGTCTTCTGATGTCCGAACTTACTTTTTTGCCCAATTTGTTGGACCAGACATTTGATATACTGCAATCCGGTTGGCTGGGTATTCTCTGTATTTCTGTTTTGGGACCCGTACTGGAAGAACTGCTTTTCCGTGGTGCCATTACCAAGGAGCTGCTTCGCAGATATAGCCCGGCAAAGGCTATCTTGTTTTCCGGGTTGATATTTGGTATCTTTCATCTGAATCCGGTTCAGATAATAGGTGCTTGCCTCATCGGTTTCTTGCTTGCCTGGCTTTATTATAAGACACGGAGTCTTATGGCATGTATTCTGATACATATCATGAATAACGGCTTGTCTGTCTATCTGAGCCTGAAACATCCTGAAATGGAGGATGTGACACATCTGCTGAGTAACCCGTATGTACTGGTTTGGGCAGTGGTTTTCATATTGTTGCTTCTACTCTCCTTGAAACAACTGAATAAATATAATATATCTGATACTAATACAACAACTGAATTATGA
- a CDS encoding bifunctional riboflavin kinase/FAD synthetase encodes MQLFCETSDIGSRPSVATIGFFDGVHRGHRYLIEQVCAVAAGRGLASSVVTFPVHPRKVMQADYHPKLLTTCDEKVSLLAKTGVDYCMMLDFTPEIARLSAREFMSILKDRYQIQALVVGYDHRFGHNRSEGFEDYVHYGRELGMEVLLARAYSYSKETSVTEVTVSSSAIRGLLLEGNVSEAAEYLGYDFFLDGTVVGGYQVGRKIGFPTANLRVSDPDKLIPCDGVYAVRVCVEGKEYGGMLSIGYRPTLENGPDRSIEVHIFRFDADIYQQPMRLSFVRRTRPELKFDSIEELIAQLHRDEVEIKSILSL; translated from the coding sequence ATGCAGTTGTTTTGTGAAACATCGGACATTGGTTCCCGTCCAAGTGTAGCCACTATCGGTTTCTTTGACGGAGTACATCGGGGACACCGCTACCTGATAGAGCAAGTGTGTGCGGTAGCTGCCGGGCGTGGGCTTGCTTCGTCGGTCGTGACTTTTCCGGTACATCCGCGTAAAGTGATGCAGGCCGATTATCATCCGAAGTTATTGACCACTTGTGATGAGAAAGTTTCCCTGCTTGCCAAGACTGGGGTGGATTATTGCATGATGCTTGATTTTACTCCTGAAATAGCCCGGCTTTCGGCACGGGAATTCATGTCCATACTGAAGGATCGCTATCAGATACAAGCTTTGGTAGTGGGGTACGACCATCGTTTCGGGCATAACCGCAGCGAGGGTTTTGAAGACTATGTGCACTATGGTCGCGAATTGGGTATGGAGGTGCTTCTTGCGCGCGCGTATTCTTATAGTAAGGAGACATCGGTAACGGAGGTTACTGTCAGCTCCTCGGCTATTCGCGGTCTGTTGCTGGAGGGAAACGTTTCGGAAGCTGCCGAGTATCTGGGATATGATTTCTTTTTGGACGGTACGGTTGTCGGTGGCTATCAGGTGGGGCGTAAGATAGGTTTCCCTACGGCTAATCTCCGTGTTTCCGATCCTGACAAGCTGATTCCCTGCGATGGTGTGTATGCCGTCCGTGTCTGTGTTGAAGGCAAGGAGTACGGCGGTATGCTAAGCATTGGCTACCGGCCTACGTTGGAGAACGGACCCGATCGCAGTATTGAGGTCCATATATTCCGGTTTGATGCTGATATTTATCAGCAGCCGATGCGTCTTTCCTTTGTGCGCCGCACCCGTCCTGAACTGAAATTCGACAGTATAGAAGAACTTATTGCCCAGCTTCACCGTGACGAGGTGGAGATTAAATCCATTCTTTCTTTATAA
- a CDS encoding sensor histidine kinase, translating to MKMTDKLFRAIMRNLHAYVLLINRDFTVFYTNYYDITGVVKPAETRRVGDILRCNNALSAAGGCGTHDLCEHCPVRNAIENAFVVQKNFTDLAAILNLRDSEGRTTECNAYVSGEYMEIEDRDCMVITVHDITRLKQVEAELKLAREKAENADRSKSVFLANMSHEIRTPLNAIVGFSELLASASTDEEKTQFLEIVQSNNEMLQQLIADILDLSKIEAGTLEFVFSDVDINQMMFDLEQQFRMRVAELGSGVQIVREASEKEYTMHTDRNRLAQVVSNFMTNALKFTQEGSITLGFRPYEEGLYFYVKDTGTGIPQEKLPHVFERFVKLKQEKNGTGLGLSICQTIVRKLGGEIGVESEEGAGSTFWFTLPWEPATRPKLVREKENQ from the coding sequence ATGAAAATGACCGACAAGCTGTTCAGGGCGATTATGCGGAATCTGCATGCCTACGTACTGCTGATAAACCGCGACTTCACTGTATTTTACACCAATTACTACGATATTACCGGAGTTGTAAAGCCTGCCGAAACCAGACGGGTGGGAGATATTCTGCGCTGTAACAATGCCTTGTCGGCAGCAGGAGGTTGCGGCACTCACGATTTGTGTGAGCACTGCCCCGTGCGGAATGCCATAGAGAATGCCTTTGTGGTGCAGAAGAACTTCACGGATTTGGCAGCTATTCTGAATCTTAGGGATAGCGAAGGCAGAACTACGGAATGCAATGCTTATGTTTCCGGCGAGTATATGGAGATTGAGGACCGCGACTGCATGGTGATTACCGTGCATGACATTACCCGACTGAAACAAGTGGAAGCTGAATTGAAACTGGCACGTGAGAAGGCAGAGAATGCCGACCGCTCCAAATCGGTGTTCCTGGCGAATATGAGCCATGAAATCCGTACCCCGCTGAACGCAATTGTCGGATTCTCGGAATTGCTGGCCTCTGCATCGACAGACGAGGAGAAGACACAGTTCCTGGAAATTGTGCAAAGTAACAATGAAATGCTGCAACAGCTGATTGCTGATATTCTGGACCTCTCGAAGATAGAAGCCGGAACATTGGAATTTGTGTTCTCGGATGTGGACATCAACCAGATGATGTTCGATTTGGAACAACAGTTCCGTATGCGGGTGGCCGAGTTGGGTAGTGGAGTGCAGATTGTCCGGGAGGCTTCTGAGAAGGAATATACCATGCATACAGACAGAAACCGGCTTGCACAAGTGGTATCCAATTTTATGACGAATGCCCTGAAGTTCACCCAGGAAGGCAGTATTACCCTCGGATTCAGACCCTATGAGGAAGGTCTCTATTTCTACGTAAAAGACACGGGAACCGGTATTCCCCAGGAAAAGTTGCCACATGTTTTTGAACGTTTCGTCAAGCTGAAGCAGGAAAAGAACGGTACCGGACTGGGACTCTCCATTTGCCAGACCATTGTCCGCAAATTGGGGGGCGAAATAGGCGTGGAATCGGAAGAAGGGGCAGGTTCGACTTTCTGGTTCACATTGCCGTGGGAGCCTGCAACCAGACCGAAACTGGTGAGGGAAAAAGAGAATCAATGA
- a CDS encoding calcium-translocating P-type ATPase, PMCA-type, with translation MTAIKDDYYHVGLTDEQVRKSRDEHGVNLLTPPKRPSLWKLYLEKFEDPVVRVLLVAALFSLIISIVENEYAETIGIIVAILLATGIGFFFEYDAGKKFDLLNAVNEETLVKVIRNGHVQEIPRKDVVVGDIVVLETGEEVPADGELLEAISLQVNESNLTGEPVVTKTTVEADFDEEATYASNRILRGTTVVDGHGTMRVEAVGDATEIGKVARQSTEQNTEPTPLNIQLTKLANLIGKIGFSVAGLAFLIFFVKDVVLVYDFSSFHTFRDWLPALQATLQYFMMAVTLIVVAVPEGLPMSVTLSLALNMRRMLSTNNLVRKMHACETMGAITVICTDKTGTLTQNLMQVHEPNFYGLKNNGQLGNDDLSKLVMEGISANSTAFLEEEVTGEKPKGVGNPTEVALLLWLNSQGCDYLALREKATVIDQLTFSTERKFMATLVQSPLIGKKVLYVKGAPEIVLGKCKDVMLDGKRVDAVEYRSTVEAQLLNYQNMAMRTLGFAFKIVDDAEASDCVSLVAENDLSFLGVVAISDPIRPDVPAAVAKCQSAGIGVKIVTGDTPGTATEIARQIGLWKPEDTEKNRITGAAFAELTDEEALDRVMDLKIMSRARPTDKQRLVQLLQQKGAVVAVTGDGTNDAPALNHAQVGLSMGTGTSVAKEASDITLLDDSFNSIGTAVMWGRSLYKNIQRFIVFQLTINFVALFIVLLGSLVGTTLPLTVTQMLWVNLIMDTFAALALASIPPSESVMKEKPRKSTDFIITKSMRYYILGMGSAFLVLLMGMLFWFNSEEGGMTTYRLTVFFTFFVMLQFWNLFNARVFGTSDSAFKGISKSYGMELIILAILGGQILIVQFGGAVFRTVPLDFMTWMTIVVSTSFVLWIGELVRLIRRLTQK, from the coding sequence ATGACTGCAATAAAGGATGATTATTATCATGTCGGACTGACCGACGAACAAGTGCGGAAGAGCCGCGACGAACATGGAGTAAATTTATTGACGCCTCCTAAACGGCCTTCCTTATGGAAATTGTATCTGGAGAAGTTTGAGGACCCCGTAGTAAGGGTATTGCTGGTTGCCGCTCTGTTTTCTTTGATTATTTCCATTGTAGAGAATGAATATGCCGAGACTATCGGCATTATAGTAGCCATTCTGCTGGCTACCGGTATCGGTTTCTTCTTTGAGTATGATGCCGGAAAGAAGTTTGACCTGCTGAATGCAGTGAACGAAGAAACTTTGGTGAAAGTAATTCGTAACGGACATGTGCAGGAGATTCCCCGTAAAGATGTAGTGGTGGGTGATATAGTGGTGCTGGAAACCGGTGAAGAGGTTCCGGCGGACGGTGAATTGCTGGAAGCCATTTCCCTGCAAGTGAACGAATCGAATCTGACCGGTGAGCCGGTAGTGACGAAAACTACCGTAGAAGCTGACTTTGACGAAGAGGCTACGTATGCTTCCAACCGCATTTTGCGCGGTACAACGGTGGTGGACGGACATGGCACCATGCGTGTGGAGGCTGTGGGCGATGCTACGGAAATCGGTAAAGTGGCACGTCAAAGTACCGAACAGAATACGGAACCTACTCCGCTGAATATTCAGTTGACCAAATTGGCCAATCTGATTGGAAAGATTGGCTTTTCCGTAGCGGGTCTGGCTTTTCTCATTTTCTTTGTAAAGGATGTGGTACTGGTCTATGACTTTTCTTCATTTCATACCTTCCGTGATTGGCTGCCGGCCTTGCAGGCTACTTTGCAATACTTTATGATGGCGGTTACCCTGATTGTGGTGGCTGTGCCCGAAGGCTTGCCGATGAGCGTGACACTCAGTCTGGCGTTGAATATGCGTCGCATGCTCTCCACCAACAACCTGGTGCGCAAGATGCATGCATGCGAGACGATGGGAGCCATTACAGTGATTTGTACCGACAAGACCGGTACATTGACCCAAAATCTGATGCAGGTGCATGAACCCAATTTCTATGGTTTGAAGAATAACGGGCAGCTGGGGAATGATGACCTCAGCAAGCTGGTAATGGAAGGTATCAGTGCTAACTCTACTGCTTTTCTGGAAGAAGAGGTGACTGGCGAGAAGCCGAAAGGGGTGGGTAACCCCACGGAGGTGGCACTGCTGCTTTGGCTGAACAGCCAAGGATGCGACTATCTGGCGCTGCGTGAGAAAGCTACGGTTATCGACCAGCTGACTTTCTCTACGGAAAGGAAATTCATGGCTACCCTGGTGCAATCCCCCCTGATTGGGAAGAAGGTGCTGTATGTGAAGGGAGCTCCCGAGATTGTTTTGGGTAAATGCAAGGATGTCATGTTGGACGGCAAGCGTGTGGATGCGGTGGAATACCGTTCTACAGTGGAGGCTCAGTTGCTCAACTACCAGAATATGGCCATGCGCACACTTGGCTTTGCATTCAAGATTGTGGATGATGCGGAAGCGTCTGATTGTGTGTCATTGGTTGCTGAAAATGACTTGTCGTTCCTGGGTGTGGTTGCCATCAGTGATCCTATCCGTCCGGATGTGCCTGCGGCCGTTGCCAAATGCCAGTCGGCAGGTATCGGAGTGAAGATTGTGACGGGAGATACACCGGGTACAGCTACCGAGATAGCACGTCAGATTGGTCTGTGGAAACCGGAGGATACGGAAAAGAACCGCATTACGGGAGCTGCATTTGCCGAATTGACGGATGAGGAGGCATTGGACCGTGTGATGGACTTGAAGATAATGTCGCGTGCACGCCCCACAGACAAACAGCGTCTGGTGCAACTGTTGCAGCAGAAAGGTGCGGTAGTGGCTGTGACGGGTGACGGCACGAATGATGCTCCTGCGCTGAACCATGCGCAAGTGGGACTTTCGATGGGTACCGGGACCTCCGTTGCCAAGGAGGCCAGCGACATCACGCTGCTGGATGACTCCTTCAACAGTATAGGTACGGCCGTGATGTGGGGACGTTCTCTATATAAGAATATACAGCGTTTCATTGTTTTTCAACTGACTATCAATTTTGTGGCTTTGTTTATCGTTCTCCTGGGTTCACTGGTGGGTACGACGCTTCCTTTGACCGTCACGCAGATGTTGTGGGTGAACCTGATTATGGATACGTTTGCGGCCCTGGCCCTGGCGTCCATTCCACCCAGTGAGAGCGTGATGAAGGAAAAACCGCGTAAGAGTACGGATTTCATTATAACCAAGTCCATGAGGTATTACATTCTGGGAATGGGGTCTGCCTTCCTGGTGTTACTTATGGGAATGCTCTTCTGGTTTAACAGTGAAGAGGGGGGGATGACTACCTATCGGTTGACTGTGTTCTTCACGTTCTTTGTTATGCTTCAGTTCTGGAACTTGTTCAATGCACGTGTGTTCGGCACTTCGGACTCGGCGTTCAAGGGCATTTCTAAATCTTATGGCATGGAGCTGATTATACTTGCCATTTTGGGCGGACAGATACTGATTGTACAGTTTGGTGGAGCTGTATTCCGCACAGTGCCGCTCGATTTTATGACTTGGATGACGATTGTCGTTTCTACTTCGTTTGTTTTGTGGATAGGTGAACTGGTTCGCCTTATCCGACGTTTAACACAGAAATAG